The Brassica napus cultivar Da-Ae chromosome C7, Da-Ae, whole genome shotgun sequence genomic interval TTGGAATATCAATTATACTCTTTAATAGAATGAGACAATGTGGCCAAACGCAGATATGTCTGTTGTGTGGAGAGCCGTATGAGACACGcgatcatctcttctttgattGTCTTTTCACGTATACAGTTGGACAATGTTGATGAATCAGTTTCTGTCAGGACGCATAAATCCTGACTGGTCCAAGACAGTTGCAAGTTTCAGGAGCAACAGACTCTCTAAGTTGGACGCACAGCTTGTGAAAATGGCTTTCCAATCCTCAATTTATTAGATTTGGCGTGAGAGAAACGGGCGTCGACATCTTCATCCTCCACACTATGTGCAATACATTGCTAGGACTGTTCATTGTGAAATGCAAAACAGGCTTATGGCACTGCAGTATGGGAGTGGAGATGAGGTTCCTAATGAAGGACTGAGCAGATGGAACATCAAGACAGCGTTGCCTTAACTCCAGTGCTACCATAACAACAGAATAAGGACCTCGCAGATCAGAACTCTCCCGTTGTTACTGATTTTGTTTCCTTTACATTTTTTTCCAACTAAAAGTAGAGCATTCTGGTGTTCGGAACTCATTTCATTgttcttatttcttttgatcCCCTAGTTTAGGATCATGAGATTGCACTACTTTTTTGTTGTTATAAAGTTAACATTTCAGCCAAAAAAATATACTCTTTAATTTAACCAATCTAAAACTACACAATTCAATTACGTGTAGTTGTGTAGTTTTCGTCCTTCTTCTCTTTCATCTCTCTTCCTTTTCATCTACGGTCTTTCATCTATGTTCTTCATTTTTACCAAATAAATTCAAGCAATTTCTTTTAACTATTGTTTTGAAAACTGGATTGGAACGGCCTATTAAATTGTGACTCATTGCTGTATTTGATTACGTATTGTGTTAAAACCCATCTTTTGAGTCAAACTGGAAAAATGGTGAAATAATTCGGTCGAACTTCCCAAAATCGATGATCAGGTTTATACAAAACtcatttttaagtttgaattaaaaataaaaaaaataaaaattctaaaaatatgtcaataaaatttacatttaatttatttagcAAAGCCGCAAGATATTTTTTCACCAATCATATATTATTCCACATTGCTTATGATATCAAAATTACAGTTTACCGCATAATGCAGAAACCAAATTTGCAGTATAACATACTTAAATTCCGCACCGCTTATTCCACTCGGACCATAAATATCTCTTAAAGCATAAAAGTAAACTGCAAATGGAGCTCCTTGTGTAATGCTCTTATAAAAAATCATGGTATCTATGTCGACCGTAAATATTTCTGAGATTAATAAAGAAGTAACTTCTAGTtctaggcatgggcattcggggtcccaatcgggtttcggtttagtccaatcggatttcggtttttcgggttatcaaaatcagccacattcgggttatatgaaaattcggttcgggaccggttcgggttctatcgggtttgGGTCGGgattagtaaatcttcaaagaatcGGTTCAACCcgatgtactttcgggttcgggtcccaatcggttcttaGGTTTAAATGTATCTGATTTATATCTACTTCGTAaccaaaaaataagtaaaatcggttcttcggttttaaaatacttgatttgtacctattttgtaaccaaaacataaataaaatcggttcaaaaaaaaagaaaggaacatcaaatgtgataattcaaaatcaaatgaaaggtaaacatagttattgatcgaaagaaaaccaaataaatgaaatcataaaacgaaaaccaagttcccatgaaataaaaaacattattcaatgaaaacaaaaccaaaatctaaatatttcaaCCTTCAACCGCCACTTTCAACCATCAATCttcatataatagataattattttagatgttcaatatattttgaatacatattaggaattgagatcatgtttggtacaagttatttttgggaattttgaatgtttcgggttctatcggatatccatttaggttcgggttcggtttggataatacccataacccgaaataccataaaacaagatccattcggtatttataccgggttcggatcggttctgattcatttttatcggatcggattcggttcagaTTTTCGGGTTCAGTTtatttgtccagctctatctAGTTCCTTTCCAACGCTCGATCAATATAGTGACCTCGTTCGTTCGCGAATTATAAACGCATAGACAACTTTTGTTTCAGTTTCCACTATCTGTGGTTAATTAGTTTTCGTACGAAAGACGAGTAAGAAACAAATATCGAGAGGAGGCAGGAGACAGTGATATCTCATCCATATTTTTAATTGATGCTGACACAAAtcacatacttttttttttgaaaaagggctttCATGTAAAAATATAGACGATTACAAGCGAAGACCGAAGGTCTTATAGTTTGAAAAAATTTTCACGAGACACAAGCCTCATAAGCAATTTTACCCCAAACCAATACAACAAAGGAGTAGGTAAAGAAGATAGACCAGTAATGGTATGAAAACATAACCTAGTGAAAGGAACCTCGGCCACGGCGACCTCGCTTACCTCTCCCTCGGACCGTCTTCCATTCCATATTATGGTATTTGATAAGAGCCTTTGATTCCCTGCCACCTCTTGTTAAGCTGAACTGTGAAGAAGACTCAATTTCAACTTCATCAACATCATCTCCGAGCACTGTAAAATGAGAAGGACTCTCAAATGCACATTGAACAGGTGATGTGGTGAAGGCACCAACACCGGATGATCCTAGGGCCGCGTTGTTGGTAATGTCTGATGGAAAAGACTCCATAATATGTGTGTCAATAGGAGTAGATTCTGAATCTACTAATGTGGAGGGAATGGTAACTGCCATTAGCATAGTAGCAGGCTTCTCATGTTGTAAATGAGAAGAAGGTGATCGAGTTCCAGATAATGTGTTGCTTGTTTCTTGGTCAAAGTCTGAATGATAAGAGTGATTCGCAGAAGCGCCATGATCAACTACTAGTAGTGGTTGCTGACTGGGCTCAACAATATCTTTATCCTTTACAACCTTTGGAGTCGTTGGGTTGTCATTTGGTGATGAATTTGCGGTCATTGAATCCCTTTGTTTGAGAACAACATCAATATCCACCACAGGAATGTCAAAGCGATCATCTTTTGTTTCTTGCTGCTGCTTTTTCGGCTTAGAAGTCAAAAGGCACCGCTTCTCTTTGTGGCCAAGATTTCCACACCTTTCACACTTTGATGGTATCCACGTGTATTCAACCTCAACAAGAATATACTACCTTGTTTATTATCAAGTGCAATAATTTTCGGGAAATCTCTATCAAGCTCCATCTCAACTAAAACCTTTGCTTCACCCATTGTAGTAGGATCGAGTCGAGGTTTGTGGGTAAGGATGGGTTCACCAAGGCCCGATGCCACATGACTTATCCCCAAACGAGAGTAGCAACAATCTGGAATGTTCTTTAGGTTGACCCAGAGTGGAAGTGTGGAGATTTTCGTCATTTTGAAAGAGTCTTCTGGAGTCCATGGCAAGACAAAAAGCAAGCAATCATCGATATGCCAAATCCCTCGCTGAATTACCCAATGGCGGGTAGGCTCATGGGGAATATGAAACATGTAGGTCGACTCACCAATCTTCTTGCAGCTTATTTTACAGCTTGTTCCCCAAATTCGATTAGCCACTGCATGGACCAGACCACCAGGTGGTAGAGTGCACCTATGGAACTTGACTATAATATACTCATCCTTATTCTCAGGACCAAGCTTTAGCACCTTCGAAGGAATAGAGATCTGTGGCGTACCATCAAGTCTGTATGTCGGAGTGGCTGCACGATATAGATTCCTCGACTGAGGGCTCAATCTCGCAGCCCACGGGAATCGAACTTTACCATCAGCTTTTAACTCCGGAGGTGGAAGCTTTTCAATAGGAAGCTGGAGAGTACGGGTTTGGTGGCtgctctttgtttttttgtttaagatCTCATCATTCAAGGACGGCCATAGAGAAGCTAACTGATTCCCAACAATTGCAGGGTCATAATCCCGAGGGGTACTAGGTTGAGGAGGGGTGGCAGGGGGTTTAAAGAGTAGTGGCTTTGCCCAAGCTCCCAAGGTGGGTACAAATTTAGGTGGTGCTTGCATTCCATTTTCCGAGGACAAGGATCGATTGTGAGGAACATTACAGTCGTCTTGATGAGAAGAGACCCGAGCGATATCGCTTTCCAAGACAACAGAGCTTTCAGGCTCTTTCAAACTATCCAGCTCCATCGAGATAGAATTAATGTCACAATTCTGATCAGTACCCAAAATCAGAGTAGTTTCTACGTCTTGTGCTGTGGTACCTGAGATCGTGTTTATCAAGTCCGATGAAACCGTTGACGAAGTCATGGGAGAAGTGAATGTCAACGTGGATGATGTCTGCACAGGTGACAAAGACGGAGACAAGATGACGACCGGAGATCCAAGACTTGTATTCATTGGCACAAAAGAAGACGTCGTAGACAGAGTGTTGACGACTTCAAGGGATTCAGTGCTTGAGACCGTCAGAGCCAACGAAGTTGACGACGATGAGGCAGAGGTCATGGTCGACGTCAAAGCCGACGACAGAGCCAAAGAAGTTGATTCGACGGCGAGAGCGCATGAGATGCTTTGTTTTTTCGATGGTAGAGGACCTTCGATTCCGGACACCATGGAAACTTATGGAGAGAAGATGGAGGAGAGGAGTGGAAAGGACTTCCTTGCTGACCTATCTGCGACGATTCCAACCAGATTCGCCGAAATTCACTCGAGATGATTTCTTAGGGTTTCGCCTTCTTGATCGCAAAGAGGGGCGCGTACAAGCGCGTGTGTTTAACTTGCCACTCACTTTATTAATTCTCAGTTCTCCACAAATCACatacttatacatatatattttttgaaaacacATGATAAAATATGATACTTTGGTTTAACGAATGTATAAAACTGACATccaagatttttttatatactatGATGTGATAGATTAAAGAGGGTTTGGCAGTTACCCACTTGGGTctttattactttattttaggTTCATGCAACAAATAATGACTCAAGTCAGTAAGAAAAAGAAGCAAcggatacaaaaaaaaacacgcaGTTCAAGTAACACTACTGTCTACGTGAAAGTGAATTTGAAATCATGAATATAGTGTCAACGTGAATGTTCTAGCCCGTTGTCATTACAgataatgttttcaaaaaaaaaaaaaatagtgtcaACGTAAAAGTGgtaaatagttttaattataagACTTGAAATCATGATCGGAACAgcatctattattatttatttatttttttgaaaaagggcataACAGCATCTATTATTAATAAGTTATAACTAAATATGTTGCAACTCGACCACGTTTGTGTGGTTAGTTGTTcagtctatgtttttttttttttgaaaatgcctTGTTCAGTCTATGTTTCagcaaaaccaattttttttttctttaccatttttgtttttaagtctCTACCATTTACTCTGTAAAGTAATCagcaaaaatatcttaaatttgAAACTACGATTACCAAATAGCAAATACCAAGAAAAACCATTATTGTAACTGTCTAAACAAAATGGACTACTCGTGTAATcttaactataattttttaataatagtcTGAGAAATAGGAGCAGGGAATCCATTTTAGAAAACAAATCTTCTGATGTGATGTACAAGTTAGGTGCGGGAAATTTTATGAACTCGAATAAAAATCAAATCCTCGTACAGTGCAAATATTCCATACACATATCGACCTTTATAGATTAATGGTTTTTTCTAAATACAACgccaaaataaatagatatactAACTTGTGCAGTGTGGTTGTACCAATATACTACATTCATGTGCCGACTTGTTGCATCGACATGGAAAAAATTCACCATTGTTTTTAGGTTACAGTTTttatttgagaaattttaaCCTACATGTAAGAATTTTTAGGCCTGGCTCCCCAAACGTGTAATAATGTAAATTTCTAATGCATCTCTATACTCTAATCAGTATCACTTAAGATGGTGAAAATCACATTTCAAACAAGAAAAGCAGAAACAAAACTGGAGCCAGTTATTGTCGCAAGCAAATGCAACTTCTAAAGGCATATCAATGTATTATTGAATCCGACAACACAGCAAACATGAGCCAATTATTATAGTTTATTAGCTTTCTTTTTTGTCGCGGAAAACTACTTGACTTTAACCATCTTTAAGGAAAGAGGAGAATTATAATCCAGTTGAACCTTTGCATCACGTGGACGGGGTACCACATTACTCTTAATGTAATACTTTAGGTTCTGAAATAATATGTTGATGtgaaaatgattaaaatgatTGATTTATCTTAACAGTCAACTCGTGCATGGAAAATGTACATCATACTTTGAAAGAATGTACCTTATAATTTCAATAAGAAAGACCAGCTGCAACGGAGGATATTAGCTTATTCTTAGCGCTAATCCTTATGcattaagaatataataataataaaacttgACGTTACGCTAAGGTTGAATCCTTAATGAAGGATTTATTTGCGGTTGATCCTTGATGCGCTGGCAACATCTGATTGGATCGGGAAAGGAATGTGTTTTGTGAGGGGAAAAAAACTCGGTCATTTTCGCGACTCGAGGAGGAAAAAAAACCTTTTCACCTCTCCCGGCGAAACAAAAAGCGATTCTGCGATCCGCTTTGTTCAAAGTAAATCGGACCATTTTAgttctttatttttgcatttggaGTTGATGTATGTTGATTCATCAGTGTTTATGGATTCGATTGTGGGGATCAAATAGATTTTGGGTTTAAAATCAAATTGGGGATTAAAatcgaattagggttttcgtctgCTCTtactattttcttcttttctacTCGCTTCTTTGTTTATGGATTCAATTGTGGGGATCAAATAGATTCTGGGTTTAAAATCGAATTGGGGATTAAAatcgaattagggttttcgtctgCTCTtactattttcttcttttctacTCGCTTCTTTGTTTATGGATTCGATTGTGGGGATCAAATAGATTTTGGGTTTAAAATCGCATTGGGGATTAAAATCGAATTACGGTTTTCGTCTGGTCTTaccattttcttcttttctacTCGCTTCTTTGTTGGTTTCATCACGATTAAAGGATTTTGATCCGcttatatgtttttgttcttGTAGGTTCTGAAATGGAGGAAGAATTGCGAGATATGAAAGCACACAAAGCATACTACAACATGCTTCATTTCGTTGCAAATGCGCAACAGGGGATTCCTAAGCTGTGCCCCTGTGGATCTATCACGAAGGAGGTCGTCGATGAAGAGGATACATATGACTACCTCCCTGGGAGAAGATACTTCATATGCAAAGACTATGAGGTTTGAATTCTTCTGTTTATATTTATCAATCTCGTCCTTCCATATTTATTTGTTGTTTGATAAATTCTTTTCTGTTTTCGCAGAATGACGGGATGCATTTCAGGCAACCATGGGTTATGGGAATGCAACAAGAGGTTGAGAGACTCAAAGAACGTTTTCACGAGCAGGAGAAGCTTCTGCGAGAGTGCGAGGCACTTAAGGTGAGTTCTCTCTAATGGTTCACTCTCTTATTAATCATCTTTCTAAGATATTCATTTGTTAATCTGCTGTCTTTTCAGGGCCAGGTGAGGATGCTGCTTATGCGGGTGGCTGAACTCGAGAAAAGAAACTTACCGGTTTCTAACTATTAGTGTTTGAATACCAGTTAGAATTCAAATGGAATTTAGTTTGTAGTTAGAAAAGAAACTAGGATCGTGTAACCGTGTCACTTAGTAGTTGAGAATACTTGAAAACAAACTAGGATTGTGTAACCGTTTAAAGTTTCTGAGCAAATAACTTTTAGTTTGCAGTTAGGAAACAGACTAGGATTATCAATGCACACCAAACCACCATTTAATTGTGCGTAACTGCACTGCTTCCTTTAAGCCAAAAACCCATTAAATTCTCGTGAGCTGTTCTGATATGACTGTTTTCTACTAGGATTCAATAGAGTTATTATAGAATCCCTTATTTTATCGCCTGTGTTTCTACTAGAGAAACACATACTTCTTCCTAAATGGCCAAATCTGTTGGTTATGTAAACCTTGTAATGAGTCAAGGGCCAGTTCATCTTGACTCCTGCGAACCTCTTCTCTTTACCGGCCAAAGTTCTGGTGTGTCTACTGTCAAAGAGAGGAGAAAATGGTCACCGAAGGAGGATTTAATCCTCATCAGTGCGTGACTCAACACCAGCAAAGATCCAATAGTGAGTAATGAACAAAAAGTAGGTGCCTTCTGGAACGGGATTGTAGAGTACTACAACTCCAGTCCTCAACTAGTTGGGACAAGCCCACGAGAACTTGGGCCATGCAAGCAAAGATGGGCTAGGATCAACGAGGGAGTTTGCAAGTTTGCTGGCTGTTACGACATGGCACTGAGGGAGCAGAGAAGCGGGCAAAATGAGAACGATGTGATGAAGTCTGCCTTGGATATCTTTGCCAATGACCAGGGATCGAAGTTCAACTTCGAACATGCGTGGAGGGAGCTTCGGCATGATGTGAAATGGTGCTCTACCTATCTGGAGAAGGACGAGCGCAAACCAGCGGATTCCCAAGGCGACGGTGAAGGGGCAGTGCCAGAGCCAGAGCCAGAAGAGCGGCCAATAGGGGTTAAGGCTGCGAAGGCTGGTAGCAAGAGGAAGAAAACTGGAAAAGAGGAAGAGTTGACAAAGCTAGAAAATTTGTTggagctaaaaaaaaaaatctttcagcAAAGTTTGCtagagagtttgcttacaaAGCTCGAGCCTCTCTCTGAGATGGAATCAGCTCTCAAAAACAAACTTATGTCTGAATTGTTGTAGGGTTTGTTAGCTCTAACCTTAGTTTCAGATGTTTGCATTATACTAGTTTCAACTGTTTGCATTAGACATAAGTGTAGTTGTCATTTCACAACTAAAACATGTCTATTTACGTTGCTTACACACGTGattttcttctgtttcaggtGAAGTACAAGACCATGTGCTTGTTGAAGACAGAAGCTGGTATCAAGTCACGGGTAGTTTGTATTTTCTGTTTCTATTTTCATGTGAACCCATCACGGGTTGTTTGTATGTTGCCTTTATAAGTCTGTTTGTAGACTAGGATGTTATGCTATTTCCTTTGCTCTTCTACTTCCTTTGTACTGTCTTAAAAACGGATGTAATGATGTTTTAGTGCAATCTATTTCCTTTGCTCTTATTTTCCTTGCACAAATGGTTCT includes:
- the LOC106408122 gene encoding uncharacterized protein LOC106408122 isoform X2; amino-acid sequence: MEEELRDMKAHKAYYNMLHFVANAQQGIPKLCPCGSITKEVVDEEDTYDYLPGRRYFICKDYENDGMHFRQPWVMGMQQEVERLKERFHEQEKLLRECEALKGQVRMLLMRVAELEKRNLPVSNY
- the LOC106408123 gene encoding glutathione S-transferase T3-like, which encodes MAKSVGYVNLVMSQGPVHLDSCEPLLFTGQSSGVSTVKERRKWSPKEDLILISAFWNGIVEYYNSSPQLVGTSPRELGPCKQRWARINEGVCKFAGCYDMALREQRSGQNENDVMKSALDIFANDQGSKFNFEHAWRELRHDVKWCSTYLEKDERKPADSQGDGEGAVPEPEPEERPIGVKAAKVKYKTMCLLKTEAGIKSRTSFPPSSRRAFHFHLHQQFPPSRRASARPYITPNCYGQCMMTVIEL